Part of the Candidatus Binatia bacterium genome is shown below.
CGTCGGCGTCCTTGGCCAGGCGGAGGAAGATCTCCTTCCCCTCCGGCGTCTTGAGGTTCAGCGTGACCGATTTCTTGTTGGCGTTCTGGGCGAGGAACGAGGTGCCCATGAGCTGCTCGTTCAGCTCGGGCACGATGCCGAGCTTCCGGGCCAGGTCCCCGTCCTTGGGGTTCTCGATCTTGACGACGTCGGCGCCGAGGAGCGCCAGGTGCAGCGTCGCGAAGGGACCGGCGAGCACGTTGGTCAGGTCGAGGACGCGAATCCCCTCCAGCATCGGGCGGCTCGTCCCGTTGCCTCCCGGTCCGCTCACGCGGGCACCTGGGTGGGGACCGGGCCGGTCTTGTACACGAAGCCGGGCAGATCGCGCCCGAAGTGCGCCGCGACCTCCCGCGCCAGCTCGATCAGGCGGTCCAGATCGACGTCCGGCCGCAGCCCCTCCAGATGCAGCGCGTGCACGAAGTCCTCGGTCGCCACGTTGCCGGCCGCGACCTTCGTGAAGGGGCAGCCGCCCAGCCCCGCGAAGGAGGTCTCGAACGAGGTGACGCCGGCGCGCATGGCGGCGAAGAGATTCGCCATCCCCAGGCCGTAGGTGTTGTGGAAGTGGCAGGCGCACTCGATCGTGGGATCGATCCCGAACACGGCGCCGAAGAGCCGCTCCACCTGGCTCGGCCGCGCGTGCCCCGCCGTGTCGGCCAGGCTGATCGAGCGGAAGCCCGCGTCCACGTAGGCGCGCACCATCTCCAGCACGCGCTCCTCCGGGATCGGACCCTCGAACCCGCACCCGAACGCCGACTGCACCGAGAGCTGCACGCGGTGGCCCGCCGCGACGGCCTTCCGCGCGGTCGCGAGGATCCGCGTTGTCGCCTCCTCGCTCCCCATCCCGGTGTTGGCGAGGCTGTGCGTCTCGCTGGCCGAGGCGCCCATGCAGAACAGCTCGACGCCGCACGCCAGGCCCCGATCCAGCCCCCGCTCGTTCAGCACGAGGCCGGAGAGCACCGGGCCGCCGGACTTCGCTCCCGGGGTCGGGATCAGGCGGCGGAAGAGCTTGTCGGTGTCGGCCATCTGCGGAACCTTGTCCGGGTGGACGAACGAGCCCACCTGTACGGCATCCACGCCCGAGGCCATGATCTTCCGGATCCACGACTCCTTCTTGGCCGTCGAGACGATCTGCTTTTCCATCTGGAGGCCGTCCCGGGGTCCGACCTCGTGCAGGACGATTCGATTCATGGCGC
Proteins encoded:
- a CDS encoding hydroxymethylglutaryl-CoA lyase is translated as MNRIVLHEVGPRDGLQMEKQIVSTAKKESWIRKIMASGVDAVQVGSFVHPDKVPQMADTDKLFRRLIPTPGAKSGGPVLSGLVLNERGLDRGLACGVELFCMGASASETHSLANTGMGSEEATTRILATARKAVAAGHRVQLSVQSAFGCGFEGPIPEERVLEMVRAYVDAGFRSISLADTAGHARPSQVERLFGAVFGIDPTIECACHFHNTYGLGMANLFAAMRAGVTSFETSFAGLGGCPFTKVAAGNVATEDFVHALHLEGLRPDVDLDRLIELAREVAAHFGRDLPGFVYKTGPVPTQVPA
- a CDS encoding CoA transferase — translated: MLEGIRVLDLTNVLAGPFATLHLALLGADVVKIENPKDGDLARKLGIVPELNEQLMGTSFLAQNANKKSVTLNLKTPEGKEIFLRLAKDADVLVENYRPDVMERMGLGYATLAAQNPRLIYCAISGFGHTGPDALKPAYDQIIQGLSGVMAVNGDERLNPLRAG